Genomic window (Fundidesulfovibrio terrae):
GGCCCCCCGGTTGCAGTCGCGGATGGAGAAGTCCGCCTGGTCCAGCACGAACACCGCGCTGGGGATGTTGTTGAAGATGTCCATGTACTTCTTTTCGGAGCGCTTGAGCTCGCCCTCGAGCTCCTTGCGTTCGGTGATGTCCAGGCACATCTCCATGGCCGCCACCAGGTTTCCCTGCCCGTCGTAGATGGGGGCCGTGTTCACGATCCAGTGGGCCATGGACCCGTCGCGGTAGCAGCCGGACTCCTCCGTGGTGTGGAACCTGCCGGATTTGAAGGTCTTCTCCACGGGGCAGTCCGGGCATTTGGAGTCGCGGTTCTTGTAGGCTTTGTAGCAGTGCTCCCCCAGCTTGGCGTTGAAGCGCTCCTCGAAGGTCTTGTTGAAGCGCAGCAGCCGGAAGTTGCGGTCCTGCACGGTGATGATGCAGGGCACGCCCTCGAAGAGGTCCTGGTAGAGGTTCTTCTGCAGGGAGAGCTGCTCGTTCTTGGCCACCAGGTCGGCCCCCATCTGGTAGATGGCCTCGGCCAGCTGCCCTATTTCATCGTGGGCCACCACGCTTCTGCGCCGCAGCGTCTTGCCTTGGGCGATGAGCCGGGCGTCGCGGATGATCCGGGTGATGGGGCGCTTGATGAGCGCGAAGAAAAGCCCGGCCAGGGTGGCGAAGGTGATCACGAACTGGGCGAAGGCCAGGTAGAGCGTGTGCTGCCTGCTCTCGCTGATGATGGTGTCCGAGTCGGCCAGGGAGAAGGCCAGGTCCAGAACGCCCAGGATCTTGTCCTCGGCCCGGTGGAAATGGCAGCCGGAGGGGTCGGAGCATCCCTGCTCGTTGAGGATCGGGCTCACCAGCCGCAGCACGCGCTCGCCGTGCTCCTCGGAATCCTTGTAGATGGCCTCCGTGAGCGTGGGCTGGAGCTTGGGCACCAGCCCCTGGTGGCACGCCTGGCAAAGAGGGTCCTTGCGGGAGATGAAGACATGGGGCTGCTCGCCGGCGCTGGCGAACATCACCTCGCCGCCCTTGTTGATGATGCGAACCCCGCGTATCTCCTTCAGTTTGCTGTAGTTTCCGACGATCTGCTGGATGTCCTCGCGGGAGTTGAGCATCATGGCGTAGTGCAGGCCGAGCTTCACCGTGCTGGCCACGCGGTCCGCGCCCAGGGTGAGGCTCTCGATGGTGGCCTCCCTCTGGTTCTCCACGTGGTACCAGGACCACAGGAAGATGCTGGCGAACAGGATGAAGGCGATGGGAAAGATGATCTTCAGGATCAGCTTGTTGCGCAGCGAATCGAGAAACTCGCGCACCAGGCCCGGTTGCGGATTCATGCGGATCTGGTCCTCGGCACGGTGACGATGATGGAGGTGCCCTCTCCGGGCTCGGAACGCACGTCGATGGTCCCGCCGTGGCGCTCGATGACCTGGTTGGAGATGAAGAGCCCCAGGCCCGTGCCGCGCGACCCCTTGGACGAGAAGAACAGGGTGAACATCTTCTCGCGGGTCTCTTGGTCCATGCCCATGCCGTCGTCCGCGACCTCGAAACGCACGTTCCGGGCGTCGGCCGCCACTTTGAGCACGACATGGTGCTCGGGCCGGGTGTCGTCCTCGGCGCATGCGTCCACGGCGTTCTCAAGGAAATTCACCAGGGCGGCGGACATGGCCGTCTCGTCCAGATCCATGGACCCCAGGTCGGGAGCGGCCTCGAGCTGGAACGCCACCCTGCGCAGGGCCGCCTTGGGCTCGATGATGGCGGCCAGGTCCGAGGCGAAGCCCGCCAGATCCACCGGCGCGGTCTCGGCCTCGCGGGACTTGGCGTAATAGAGGATGTCCAGCACCATCTTGCGGATGCGCCCGATCTTGTCCTTGACGATGGCCCAGCCCTCGCGCAGGCGGCCTGGGTCGTCACGCTTGAACCCGGCCTCCACCTTGTACACCCCGCCGTCCAGCGACGTGAGCAATCCCTTCACGCCGTGGGACATGGACCCGAGCATAAGCCCCAGCGAGGCCAGATGATCCTGCAGTTCGCGAATCTGGGTGATGTCGGTGGAAATTTCCATCACCTGCTCGATGTTCCCTTGCTCGTCGTGCACCGGGGCCGTCTGGATGAGCACGATGCGCTGGGCGCCGTCCCTGGTGGTGACCACGGTCTCCCACTGGTGGGATTCGCCGTCGTCGAAGGTCTGGATGATGGGGCATTCCTGGCAGGGGTCCTCGCGGTGCTTGAAGACGTCGTGGCATTTGGCGGCGCGTATCTCGCCGAAGTCCTGCCGGAAGCGGCGGTTGGCCTCCACGATGTTGAAGTCGCGGTCCACCACCTCGATGTAGCAGGGCGCGGAGTCGAAGAGGCGGTGGTACTTCTCGCGGGCGGAGCGCAGCTCCTCCTGGAGCCTGCCCACCTCGGTCACGTCCACGGAGAGCTCGATGACCAGCTCAACCTGCCCTTCCTTGCTCATGATGGGCGCGGTGTGCACGATGACCGGCACCTCCCTGCCCTCCAAGTCCATCAGGGTTTCGCGGCTGCGCTGGGACGTGCCGTGCTCGATGGTCATGGCCACGGGGCAGGCGTTGCCGCTGCCCTGGCGCTGGGCGTAGACCTCCCAGGACTGCTGGCCGGTCTTGTCGCCCAGGCGGTCCCGGTAGAGCTGGTTGACGGCCACCACCTCGAGGTACCGGTTGTGGATGGAGATGAAGCAGGGCAGCTCGTTGAAGTAGCCCATGCCCTCGTCGCAGGTCTCCACCAAGCAGCGCATGGCCGAGGACAGCCCCTCCACCACCTGGCCCACGGCCAGCTGGCGCTCGAGCTCCACCAGCCGGGCGGACTTTTCCTTGACGATGCGCTCCAGGTTCAGGGTGTGTTCGCGCAGCTGGCGGCGCATGGAAATCTTGTCGGCGGCGCGCCTCAGCGCGCTCACCAGAAGCTCGTCGCGGATGGGCTTGGTGATGAAGTCCAGGGCCTCCTGCTGGAGGCTTTTGACGACCAGGTCCATGTCCCCGTGGCCGGAGATCATGATGACCTCGATGTCCGGATTCTCCGCCTTGACGCGTTTCAGGAGCTCGATGCCGTCCATGCCGGGCATCTTGATGTCGGTGAGGACGATAGTGGGCGAGAACAGCTCGAGGGTTTCCAGGGCCTCCTCGCCGCTGCCCGCCGTCTGGACCTCGTAGCCCAGGTCGGCGATGGAGAGCCCGAGTATCTCCCGGATGGCGTCCTCGTCGTCGACCAACAACACCTTCTCGCTCATTGCTCACTCCTTTCGGTGCGTGCCCCCCACGCTGACGGACCATACCGCGAGGGGCAAGAAGCGGCAACCATGCTTTCGAATAGGGGACCTGGGAGGGAGGAAACGGCGAAGGCGCGGGCTTCCTGTGGGAAACCCGCGCCTTGCGATATCGTCTGGCCGCGAAACTGCCGGCCTTGGCCCTTGAAACTAGGCGCCGATCATCTCCGCGACCATTTTCAGGGTCTTCTCGGTGTCCACGGGCTTGGTCAGCACGGGGACGTTCTTGGTGAGCACCGGCGGGCGGGGGCCCACGCCGCTGATCACGATGACGGGGATCTCGGCCAGCTGGGGTTCCTGGCGGAGCTTGACGTAGAACAGGGTGCCGCCGCGGGCGGGCATGTCCATGTCCAGGGTGATGAGATCGGGGACGTGGACCTGGGCCATTTCCAGGCCCTCGACGCCGTTCTTGGCGCCCACGGTCTCATAGCCGGCCTCTTCAAAGACGTCCTTGAGGTACGAGATGATCTCGGGATCGTCGTCGATGATGAGGATCTTCTTGGCCATAGTAACCTCGCGTTTTCGCGGCTAGGCCGCTTTATTGGTTATTTCAGCTTGCCCAGGGCCTTGACCATTTCCATGGCCACGCCGATGCCGTTCTTGACCTCG
Coding sequences:
- a CDS encoding PAS domain S-box protein → MNPQPGLVREFLDSLRNKLILKIIFPIAFILFASIFLWSWYHVENQREATIESLTLGADRVASTVKLGLHYAMMLNSREDIQQIVGNYSKLKEIRGVRIINKGGEVMFASAGEQPHVFISRKDPLCQACHQGLVPKLQPTLTEAIYKDSEEHGERVLRLVSPILNEQGCSDPSGCHFHRAEDKILGVLDLAFSLADSDTIISESRQHTLYLAFAQFVITFATLAGLFFALIKRPITRIIRDARLIAQGKTLRRRSVVAHDEIGQLAEAIYQMGADLVAKNEQLSLQKNLYQDLFEGVPCIITVQDRNFRLLRFNKTFEERFNAKLGEHCYKAYKNRDSKCPDCPVEKTFKSGRFHTTEESGCYRDGSMAHWIVNTAPIYDGQGNLVAAMEMCLDITERKELEGELKRSEKKYMDIFNNIPSAVFVLDQADFSIRDCNRGAVHLYGFEKSELAKMSFLDLFADVEKAAFVKAMKKGQDIDQTKHITKDGREFFVSINSSPSEFNKNKVYLVTVSDISNRLETEQQLIQASKMATLGEMATGVAHEINQPLSVIQTSVDLIKRSLSRGEPPAEALLKRVTELVAEQVERSTKIINHMREFGRKSEIHLEAVALNDVLRRSFDFFSQQLSLRSIEVAWELDEKLPLVRCEANRMEQVFINFLINARDAIEERAAKTGDPQSPRRIGIKTMHNNGFVSVRISDTGTGIPEAMMARIFEPFFTTKQVGKGTGLGLSISYGIIKDYGGSINVVNNEDGGASFFIRLPVAGERAGGGE
- a CDS encoding hybrid sensor histidine kinase/response regulator, which codes for MSEKVLLVDDEDAIREILGLSIADLGYEVQTAGSGEEALETLELFSPTIVLTDIKMPGMDGIELLKRVKAENPDIEVIMISGHGDMDLVVKSLQQEALDFITKPIRDELLVSALRRAADKISMRRQLREHTLNLERIVKEKSARLVELERQLAVGQVVEGLSSAMRCLVETCDEGMGYFNELPCFISIHNRYLEVVAVNQLYRDRLGDKTGQQSWEVYAQRQGSGNACPVAMTIEHGTSQRSRETLMDLEGREVPVIVHTAPIMSKEGQVELVIELSVDVTEVGRLQEELRSAREKYHRLFDSAPCYIEVVDRDFNIVEANRRFRQDFGEIRAAKCHDVFKHREDPCQECPIIQTFDDGESHQWETVVTTRDGAQRIVLIQTAPVHDEQGNIEQVMEISTDITQIRELQDHLASLGLMLGSMSHGVKGLLTSLDGGVYKVEAGFKRDDPGRLREGWAIVKDKIGRIRKMVLDILYYAKSREAETAPVDLAGFASDLAAIIEPKAALRRVAFQLEAAPDLGSMDLDETAMSAALVNFLENAVDACAEDDTRPEHHVVLKVAADARNVRFEVADDGMGMDQETREKMFTLFFSSKGSRGTGLGLFISNQVIERHGGTIDVRSEPGEGTSIIVTVPRTRSA
- a CDS encoding response regulator — protein: MAKKILIIDDDPEIISYLKDVFEEAGYETVGAKNGVEGLEMAQVHVPDLITLDMDMPARGGTLFYVKLRQEPQLAEIPVIVISGVGPRPPVLTKNVPVLTKPVDTEKTLKMVAEMIGA